In a genomic window of Zingiber officinale cultivar Zhangliang chromosome 9B, Zo_v1.1, whole genome shotgun sequence:
- the LOC122024009 gene encoding protein NRT1/ PTR FAMILY 8.1-like, translated as MENDDGVSLESGERSPLLDKSQSSRHFEDNDSEEIDQRSEPQSVTSISKAPLIILAFSFLEGIAFNGIGINLVLYLGSVLHWSISSSAANVSFWGRTTYFTPLLGGLLADTYLGNYRTIVISIILYLLGLVIVTLSATIPSLTPPSCDGNSCQPATAFQTFVFFSGLYVIAFGTGGTRAALLPFGADQFNEEKPIEMRKKVSFFSYFYVCSMLGVLFSGTFIVWIQQNVSWAIGFGISTFCMVIASGGFLLGTSTYKLTMPTGSPLKSLLQVIVATVRKMHVVNTLTCS; from the exons ATGGAGAACGATGATGGAGTTTCTTTGGAAAGTGGCGAAAGAAGTCCTCTGCTGGATAAG AGCCAATCATCAAGGCATTTTGAAGACAATGATTCTGAGGAGATTGATCAAAGATCTGAGCCACAAAGTGTAACTTCTATATCCAAGGCACCACTAATAATCTTAG cattTTCGTTCCTGGAAGGTATTGCTTTCAATGGCATTGGCATAAACTTAGTTTTGTATCTTGGTTCTGTCCTTCATTGGTCTATTTCTTCAAGTGCTGCAAATGTTTCCTTTTGGGGTAGAACTACATATTTCACACCACTGCTCGGTGGCCTCCTCGCTGACACCTATTTGGGAAATTACAGGACAATTGTAATATCCATCATATTGTACCTACTT GGGTTGGTGATTGTTACTTTATCTGCCACTATTCCATCATTAACACCTCCTTCATGTGATGGAAATTCATGTCAACCTGCAACTGCATTCCAAACGTTTGTGTTCTTTTCTGGGTTATATGTTATTGCCTTTGGGACTGGTGGAACCAGAGCAGCCTTGCTGCCCTTTGGTGCAGACCAATTTAATGAGGAGAAACCGATAGAAATGAGAAAGAAAGTATCCTTCTTCAGTTACTTTTATGTATGTTCCATGTTAGGAGTGCTCTTTTCTGGTACTTTCATAGTTTGGATACAACAAAATGTCAGCTGGGCAATTGGATTTGGGATTTCAACATTTTGCATGGTTATAGCTTCTGGAGGCTTTTTACTTGGAACTTCAACATACAAGTTAACGATGCCAACTGGCAGTCCTTTGAAGAGTCTTCTTCAGGTTATTGTAGCTACTGTAAGGAAGATGCACGTGGTGAACACCTTAACGTGTTCAtga